The following proteins come from a genomic window of Lachnoclostridium phytofermentans ISDg:
- a CDS encoding phosphatase PAP2 family protein produces MSFSHETQQKINQFAKEQSQIYLEEAEMTYLEKLRRKTTKTKHKIGAKLARFKGSSSQAIDAQNDMILYMSDYMNDLMSKGLTEQEAYEKAKVELAASGVSDIHTDLHERYRQYYENRDPRDYEVIGLLHGGFTIIGLAIGAIVGYSVSGGWHTFLDGGWIDTVIGCVAGVVIGEGIALICNAIIEAFKRR; encoded by the coding sequence ATGAGTTTTAGCCATGAAACACAGCAAAAAATCAATCAGTTTGCGAAAGAGCAGTCGCAGATTTATCTTGAAGAAGCCGAGATGACCTACTTGGAGAAACTACGTAGAAAGACTACTAAAACCAAACATAAAATCGGAGCGAAACTGGCTCGTTTCAAGGGAAGCTCTTCCCAGGCAATTGACGCGCAAAACGACATGATCCTTTACATGAGTGATTACATGAACGACTTAATGTCAAAAGGCCTGACCGAGCAAGAAGCCTATGAAAAGGCAAAAGTGGAATTAGCAGCTTCCGGTGTATCCGACATTCATACCGACTTACACGAACGATATCGTCAGTATTATGAAAATCGTGACCCGCGTGATTATGAAGTGATTGGCCTATTACATGGTGGATTTACAATCATTGGCCTTGCAATAGGAGCTATTGTTGGCTATTCGGTAAGTGGCGGTTGGCATACATTTTTAGACGGTGGATGGATTGACACCGTAATCGGTTGCGTTGCTGGTGTGGTGATTGGTGAAGGAATAGCATTAATTTGTAACGCCATTATTGAAGCATTTAAAAGAAGATAG
- a CDS encoding flavin reductase, translating into MSFQEIDLLKEDMNPFQKIGEEWFLITAGDEDGYNMMTASWGFLGVIWGKNTAISVVRPQRYTKQFVDKEEYFTMSFFGTERRDALAFCGSKSGRDYDKAKETGLTPMFLDETVSFEEAELVLVCKKVYVDEIKKQNFLDMMIPDTSYPNQDYHTVYVGEIVKAYRKG; encoded by the coding sequence ATGAGTTTTCAAGAAATTGATCTACTAAAAGAAGATATGAATCCGTTTCAAAAGATAGGAGAAGAGTGGTTCTTAATAACTGCTGGTGATGAAGACGGATATAACATGATGACAGCATCCTGGGGCTTTTTAGGGGTTATCTGGGGCAAAAATACTGCAATCTCTGTAGTTCGTCCACAAAGATATACGAAACAGTTCGTTGATAAGGAAGAATACTTTACTATGAGCTTCTTTGGAACTGAGCGAAGAGATGCATTAGCTTTTTGCGGAAGTAAAAGTGGTAGAGATTATGACAAAGCAAAGGAAACAGGCCTTACCCCCATGTTTCTTGATGAGACAGTATCATTTGAAGAGGCAGAACTTGTCCTTGTTTGTAAAAAAGTTTATGTAGATGAGATTAAGAAACAAAATTTCCTTGATATGATGATTCCAGATACAAGTTACCCGAATCAGGATTACCATACGGTTTATGTGGGAGAAATTGTGAAAGCTTACCGTAAAGGTTAA
- a CDS encoding HAD family hydrolase — protein MTEKITTVLFDLDGTLLPFDQEEFIHSYFKRLAIKLIPMGFEKDALIKAIWTGMEAMIHNDGTKTNEVAFWEVFEGLLQTKRELLEEVFLDFYQNEFDAVKEVVTGVINHRALIDRLKSKGYQLVLATNPVFPREAVATRLSWVQLSLDDFYYVTTFENSSYCKPSLGYYLDILKAIDKLPEECVMIGNNTLEDMVSGKLGITTGLVTTNLENQNNYDVNEFTHGTLEEVVDKLL, from the coding sequence ATGACAGAGAAAATTACCACAGTATTATTTGATTTGGATGGGACGTTGTTACCATTTGATCAAGAGGAATTCATCCACAGTTATTTTAAACGCCTCGCTATCAAACTAATTCCTATGGGATTTGAAAAAGACGCATTAATAAAAGCAATCTGGACTGGTATGGAAGCAATGATTCATAATGATGGAACGAAAACGAATGAGGTCGCTTTCTGGGAAGTATTTGAAGGCTTGCTTCAAACGAAACGCGAGTTATTAGAAGAGGTGTTTTTAGATTTTTATCAGAATGAATTTGATGCTGTTAAAGAAGTTGTAACAGGCGTTATTAACCACAGAGCACTTATTGATAGGCTTAAGTCCAAAGGTTATCAGTTGGTATTGGCAACAAATCCTGTATTTCCTAGAGAAGCGGTGGCCACTAGATTATCTTGGGTACAGTTATCTCTTGATGATTTTTATTACGTTACAACATTTGAAAATAGTAGCTATTGTAAACCAAGTCTAGGATATTATCTGGATATCTTAAAAGCTATTGATAAGTTGCCAGAAGAATGTGTCATGATTGGAAATAACACCTTAGAAGATATGGTGTCAGGAAAATTAGGCATTACTACGGGTCTCGTTACTACTAATCTTGAGAATCAGAATAATTATGATGTGAATGAATTCACTCATGGAACTTTAGAAGAAGTAGTAGATAAACTTTTATAA
- a CDS encoding amidohydrolase: MSQLLIKNGTIYNSTEIMPFQADILVENGKILKIEEQITETKEMKVIDALGLFVYPGLVEAHSHIGLDGYGIGFEGQDYNEMNDILTPHLNAIDGINPMDVTLKKAALGGVTCAATGPGSSNVLGGTFTAIKMTGNRVDRMVVKEKVAMKCAFGENPKRVYKDKNNYSRMSTASKLREMLNKAKEYQAKLVAAGEDIFKKPSYDAKLEALLPVLNRDIPLKAHAHRSDDIFTAIRIAKEFDLRLTIEHCTEGHLISEELQKDGYPVAVGPSFGHATKYELRNKTFETPGILAKAGLQVSIITDSPVIPQHYLSLCAGLAVKSGMEPFAALQAITINPAKHIGIEDRVGSLEVGKDADIVITDGDIMDSMTSVLYTFIDGNEIDRTENYL; this comes from the coding sequence ATGAGTCAATTACTAATTAAAAATGGAACCATTTACAATAGTACTGAAATTATGCCTTTTCAGGCTGATATCCTAGTCGAGAATGGTAAGATATTAAAAATAGAAGAGCAGATTACTGAAACGAAGGAAATGAAAGTCATTGATGCATTAGGTCTTTTTGTGTACCCGGGTTTAGTTGAAGCACATTCCCACATCGGTCTTGATGGTTATGGTATAGGATTTGAAGGCCAAGATTACAACGAGATGAATGACATTTTAACTCCGCATTTAAATGCGATCGATGGTATTAATCCTATGGATGTTACTCTTAAGAAAGCAGCCCTTGGTGGAGTGACCTGTGCTGCAACGGGACCAGGAAGTTCTAATGTACTTGGTGGAACATTTACTGCGATTAAGATGACTGGCAATCGTGTAGATCGCATGGTAGTAAAAGAAAAGGTTGCTATGAAGTGTGCTTTTGGAGAAAATCCAAAGAGAGTCTATAAAGATAAGAACAACTATTCTAGAATGTCCACAGCCTCTAAACTTAGAGAAATGCTAAATAAAGCGAAGGAATATCAAGCAAAGCTAGTTGCAGCTGGAGAAGATATCTTTAAAAAGCCTAGCTATGATGCGAAACTAGAAGCTCTTTTACCAGTTTTAAATCGTGACATCCCTTTAAAAGCACATGCTCATCGTTCTGACGACATCTTTACAGCAATCCGAATTGCAAAAGAGTTCGATTTAAGATTGACAATCGAACATTGTACAGAAGGCCATCTTATATCAGAAGAATTACAAAAAGATGGTTATCCAGTAGCAGTTGGACCTTCCTTTGGTCATGCAACCAAATATGAGCTCCGCAATAAGACATTCGAAACTCCTGGTATCTTAGCGAAGGCTGGTTTGCAGGTATCCATTATTACAGATAGTCCTGTTATTCCTCAACATTACTTGTCGTTATGTGCTGGTTTAGCTGTAAAATCAGGAATGGAGCCATTTGCAGCACTACAAGCAATAACCATTAATCCTGCAAAACATATCGGTATTGAAGACCGTGTCGGCTCTCTTGAAGTAGGTAAGGATGCTGATATTGTCATCACAGATGGTGATATCATGGATTCCATGACTTCAGTTCTATACACATTTATCGATGGTAATGAGATTGATAGAACAGAGAATTACTTATAA
- a CDS encoding response regulator transcription factor: MNRILLVEDDPFIVNNLTEFLQSEGYIVSAVNGQKDALMLLKQEVYDIILLDISLKDGNGFAVCKAIKSMGDTPVIFVTASGDEFSVVAGLDMGADDYISKPFRPRELLSRIKSVLRRCGKVQSVIEIEGIQVDTEKGLVLKQGNEIFLSALEYRLLLVFLSNRGTVISRNKLLEEIWDIAGDFVNDNTLTVYVKRLREKIEDNPQEPTIIKTVRGLGYKVGN; encoded by the coding sequence ATGAATCGAATACTATTAGTCGAAGATGACCCTTTTATAGTCAATAATCTAACAGAATTTTTACAATCGGAAGGATATATAGTTTCAGCTGTAAATGGCCAGAAGGATGCACTAATGCTTTTAAAACAGGAAGTATATGATATCATATTACTTGATATCTCGCTAAAAGATGGTAATGGATTTGCCGTCTGCAAAGCGATAAAGAGCATGGGGGATACTCCCGTCATCTTTGTTACAGCGTCAGGAGATGAATTTAGTGTCGTAGCAGGACTTGATATGGGTGCTGACGATTATATTAGTAAACCATTTCGTCCAAGGGAATTGCTTTCAAGAATAAAGAGTGTGTTACGACGTTGCGGGAAGGTACAATCTGTCATTGAGATAGAAGGTATTCAAGTAGACACGGAAAAAGGTCTCGTATTAAAGCAAGGGAATGAAATCTTTTTATCGGCACTTGAATATCGCCTACTGTTAGTTTTTTTATCAAATCGTGGTACAGTAATTTCAAGAAACAAATTATTAGAAGAAATCTGGGATATTGCGGGTGACTTTGTAAATGATAACACACTTACGGTTTATGTGAAGCGTTTACGGGAGAAAATTGAGGATAACCCTCAGGAGCCAACGATTATAAAAACCGTTCGAGGACTCGGATATAAGGTAGGTAATTAA
- a CDS encoding sensor histidine kinase, producing MMLTRNREVKEAILQYLIVIVIAIALTWIITPVAVLPVIIISLIFLLLFLYITKKRYLKLKELSMMIDEVLHGNDKVDFNDFNEGELSILQNEIKKMTIRLREQNEALISEKIQLSDSIADISHQLRTPLTSINLISSFLNEPELSEDRRLQLSRELNRLTSRIDWLVNSLLKLSKLDAGTAIFSKDEILVKSVVQKAYNLIAIPMELKGQEFCYQEEGAVRYVGDISWSMEAISNILKNCMEHTEVGGKLMVTAKETGIYTEIIIEDNGPGIELEDIPHLFERFYKGKNSSSDSIGIGLSLARKIIQEQNGTVKVENGIDCGAKFTIRFYKGVL from the coding sequence ATGATGTTAACAAGAAATCGTGAAGTAAAAGAAGCAATTCTTCAATACCTTATTGTCATAGTAATAGCAATAGCTTTGACATGGATTATAACACCAGTAGCAGTTCTTCCTGTTATTATCATAAGTCTAATCTTTCTCCTTCTCTTTCTTTATATTACGAAGAAGCGTTACCTTAAATTGAAAGAACTAAGCATGATGATTGATGAAGTACTTCATGGAAATGATAAAGTAGATTTTAACGATTTTAACGAAGGAGAACTATCTATCTTACAAAATGAAATAAAGAAAATGACAATTCGCCTCAGAGAACAAAACGAAGCACTAATATCAGAAAAAATTCAACTTTCCGATTCTATTGCTGATATTTCTCATCAGCTAAGAACACCATTAACCTCTATCAATTTAATCAGTTCATTTTTAAATGAACCGGAACTCTCAGAAGATAGAAGACTCCAGTTAAGCAGGGAGTTAAATCGTCTGACTTCTCGTATCGATTGGTTGGTAAATTCTTTATTAAAGCTCTCAAAGTTAGATGCTGGAACGGCAATTTTTTCAAAGGATGAAATACTCGTTAAAAGCGTTGTACAGAAAGCTTATAATTTAATTGCAATTCCAATGGAATTAAAGGGTCAAGAGTTTTGCTATCAAGAAGAAGGGGCTGTACGTTATGTTGGAGATATCTCTTGGTCAATGGAGGCAATCTCTAATATACTAAAAAACTGCATGGAACATACCGAAGTTGGCGGAAAGTTGATGGTAACAGCAAAAGAAACAGGAATTTATACAGAAATCATAATAGAAGATAACGGACCAGGAATTGAGTTAGAGGATATACCACATTTATTTGAACGTTTTTATAAAGGGAAAAATTCTAGTTCTGATAGCATTGGAATTGGTTTATCTTTAGCTCGAAAAATCATTCAAGAACAAAATGGTACTGTAAAAGTGGAGAATGGAATCGATTGCGGTGCTAAATTTACCATTCGTTTTTATAAAGGAGTACTCTAA